Proteins co-encoded in one Malus sylvestris chromosome 7, drMalSylv7.2, whole genome shotgun sequence genomic window:
- the LOC126628986 gene encoding cytochrome c oxidase assembly protein COX11, mitochondrial-like isoform X1, which produces MSWSGLCKRALPLSTYLTSSHLFTLQSRCIPSCNFNGGGSSISKYQRHFSHGNKNMWRRFELNSFDKCGSQLSPFASQSLLRRIQRPYSSLAATQRKSRKMLYYLTGLVFAMVAASYAAVPLYRRFCQATGYGGTIQRRESVEQKIARHAKDGTVTNREIVVQFNADVADGMQWKFIPTQREVFPFTMVKPGESALAFYTAENRSSTPIVGVSTYNVTPMKAAVYFNKIQCFCFEEQRLLPGEQIDMPVFFYIDPEFETDPRMDGINNIILSYTFFKVSEE; this is translated from the exons ATGTCGTGGTCTGGGCTTTGTAAGAGAGCTCTTCCCCTCTCAACTTACCTCACAAGCTCACACCTTTTCACTCTCCAGTCCAG ATGCATTCCCAGTTGTAATTTTAATGGAGGTGGTAGTAGTATTAGTAAATATCAGAGGCATTTCAGCCATGGTAATAAGAATATGTGGCGGCGCTTTGAGTTAAACTCGTTCGACAAGTGTGGTAGTCAGCTCTCACCATTTGCTTCTCAATCTCtgttaagaagaatccagaGACCCTATTCATCTCTGGCTGCCACGCAACGAAAATCGCGCAAGATGCTTTACTACTTGACGGGTTTGGTTTTTGCAATGGTGGCAGCCAGTTATGCAGCTGTTCCTCTCTATAGAAGATTCTGCCAAGCTACAGGGTATGGAGGCACTATCCAACGCCGTGAG AGTGTTGAACAGAAGATTGCTCGGCATGCTAAGGATGGCACAGTCACAAATAG GGAGATAGTGGTGCAGTtcaatgctgatgtggctgatGGAATGCAATGGAAGTTTATTCCTACACAAAGAGAGGTTTTTCCTTTCACaat GGTAAAGCCTGGAGAAAGTGCACTTGCTTTCTATACCGCTGAAAACCGAAGTTCAACTCCAATAGTTGGTGTCTCAACTTATAATGTTACCCCTATGAAG GCTGCAGTTTACTTCAATAAAATACAGTGCTTTTGCTTCGAGGAGCAGCGGCTTCTTCCGGGGGAGCAGATTGACATGCCT GTGTTCTTTTATATCGACCCCGAGTTTGAAACAGATCCAAGAATGGACGGTATCAATAACATAATTTTGTCCTATACATTTTTCAAGGTCTCAGAGGAATAA
- the LOC126628986 gene encoding cytochrome c oxidase assembly protein COX11, mitochondrial-like isoform X2, translating to MSWSGLCKRALPLSTYLTSSHLFTLQSRCIPSCNFNGGGSSISKYQRHFSHGNKNMWRRFELNSFDKCGSQLSPFASQSLLRRIQRPYSSLAATQRKSRKMLYYLTGLVFAMVAASYAAVPLYRRFCQATGYGGTIQRRESVEQKIARHAKDGTVTNREIVVQFNADVADGMQWKFIPTQREVRVKPGESALAFYTAENRSSTPIVGVSTYNVTPMKAAVYFNKIQCFCFEEQRLLPGEQIDMPVFFYIDPEFETDPRMDGINNIILSYTFFKVSEE from the exons ATGTCGTGGTCTGGGCTTTGTAAGAGAGCTCTTCCCCTCTCAACTTACCTCACAAGCTCACACCTTTTCACTCTCCAGTCCAG ATGCATTCCCAGTTGTAATTTTAATGGAGGTGGTAGTAGTATTAGTAAATATCAGAGGCATTTCAGCCATGGTAATAAGAATATGTGGCGGCGCTTTGAGTTAAACTCGTTCGACAAGTGTGGTAGTCAGCTCTCACCATTTGCTTCTCAATCTCtgttaagaagaatccagaGACCCTATTCATCTCTGGCTGCCACGCAACGAAAATCGCGCAAGATGCTTTACTACTTGACGGGTTTGGTTTTTGCAATGGTGGCAGCCAGTTATGCAGCTGTTCCTCTCTATAGAAGATTCTGCCAAGCTACAGGGTATGGAGGCACTATCCAACGCCGTGAG AGTGTTGAACAGAAGATTGCTCGGCATGCTAAGGATGGCACAGTCACAAATAG GGAGATAGTGGTGCAGTtcaatgctgatgtggctgatGGAATGCAATGGAAGTTTATTCCTACACAAAGAGAG GTAAGGGTAAAGCCTGGAGAAAGTGCACTTGCTTTCTATACCGCTGAAAACCGAAGTTCAACTCCAATAGTTGGTGTCTCAACTTATAATGTTACCCCTATGAAG GCTGCAGTTTACTTCAATAAAATACAGTGCTTTTGCTTCGAGGAGCAGCGGCTTCTTCCGGGGGAGCAGATTGACATGCCT GTGTTCTTTTATATCGACCCCGAGTTTGAAACAGATCCAAGAATGGACGGTATCAATAACATAATTTTGTCCTATACATTTTTCAAGGTCTCAGAGGAATAA
- the LOC126630338 gene encoding uncharacterized protein LOC126630338 has translation MDHYDLHRQRRDLKQKGRNAGRNVVWSHAMDKCLIDSLAIQARHGNKIDKSFNEHAYTAACIAVNSRFNLNLNNQKVINRLKTIKKRYKAMKDILSQDGFRWNPTTKMIECDNHELWKRYIAAHPDAKGFRGKPIEMYDELKIVCGNYQVPSRWAKMKDGGHPSEMKNCEDDSASFLSPSSDDLSETDGTETYSEPEEGYNKMRDGIQDPPPIQPLRELPKRPRGSEALQDAMMAVASSIRRLADAMEQSKYSIDAPQLLEAVMEIDGLEEAKQMYAFEYLNADPVKARAFMAYEARMRKIYLFRQFWWWK, from the exons ATGGATCACTACGACCTGCATAGACAGAGAAGGGATTTGAAGCAAAAAGGAAGAAACGCTGGAAGAAATGTTGTATGGTCGCATGCAATGGATAAGTGTTTAATTGATTCCCTTGCTATTCAAGCTAGGCATGGAAACAAAATTGACAAGAGCTTTAATGAACATGCTTACACTGCTGCTTGTATTGCAGTGAACTCTCGTTTCAACTTGAATTTAAACAATCAAAAGGTCATTAATCGTCTTAAGACCATAAAGAAGAGGTATAAGGCAATGAAGGATATCCTGAGTCAAGATGGTTTCAGGTGGAATCCCACTACAAAGATGATCGAGTGTGACAATCACGAACTTTGGAAGAGATACATTGCA GCACATCCTGATGCAAAGGGGTTTCGAGGCAAGCCAATAGAGATGTATGATGAACTCAAAATTGTTTGTGGAAACTATCAAGTCCCTAGTCGCTGGGCTAAGATGAAGGATGGAGGCCATCCAAGTGAGATGAAGAATTGTGAAGATGATTCTGCCTCATTTCTTTCTCCAAGCTCAGATGACCTAAGTGAGACAGATGGAACTGAGACATATAGTGAACCAGAAGAAGGGTATAACAAGATGCGAGATGGTATTCAAGACCCCCCTCCGATCCAGCCACTTAGAGAACTTCCGAAACGCCCTCGTGGCTCAGAAGCCCTTCAGGATGCAATGATGGCTGTGGCGTCAAGCATTCGTCGCTTGGCTGATGCAATGGAGCAAAGCAAATACTCAATTGACGCCCCTCAACTACTAGAGGCTGTGATGGAGATTGATGGTTTGGAAGAGGCTAAACAGATGTATGCATTTGAGTATTTGAATGCTGACCCTGTCAAAGCGCGAGCCTTCATGGCATACGAAGCTCGGATGAGGAAAATATACTTGTTTAGACAGTTCTGGTGGTGGAAGTAA
- the LOC126627874 gene encoding protein PATRONUS 2 has translation MASQLGNFFRDQDLSVHVNGASLVGKGGGLKTQRKAGLGGRKPLGDLSNSGKPAALIQALQKQPSKEIIRDDPSNKKGLSKVSDTVQTRSRTALIDISNRQNEQGQKKKHNTKEVSDVADGHLCLNDVSGEGFLHNHEECIKEQTKSMDMDQFLMTLGLDNGSSKKLSFQSAPPLPRKHDPKSPPREWDLEEMPEHDFPWLSDKLDSPPRCKSPKSLNCNADSLLIWDDCDFKLMETP, from the exons ATGGCATCACAACTTGGTAATTTCTTTCGAGATCAGGATCTCAGCGTTCACGTTAACG GAGCATCTCTTGTGGGGAAGGGTGGTggcttgaaaacacaaaggaaAGCGGGGCTTGGTGGCAGGAAACCCCTTGGTGATCTGTCGAATTCAGGGAAGCCTGCTGCTCTGATCCAGGCATTACAAAAGCAGCCTTCCAAGGAAATCATTCGTGATGATCCAAGTAATAAGAAGGGCTTGTCTAAAGTCTCGGATACAGTTCAAACTCGTAGCAGGACGGCTCTAATTGACATTTCAAACAGACAGAATGAACAGGGGCAGAAGAAGAAGCACAACACAAAGGAGGTGAGTGATGTGGCAGATGGGCATCTTTGTCTTAATGATGTTTCAGGGGAAGGATTTCTGCACAATCACGAAGAGTGCATTAAAGAACAGACCAAGAGTATGGACATGGATCAGTTTCTGATGACACTTGGACTAGATAATG GTTCTTCCAAGAAGCTTTCATTTCAAAGTGCACCTCCACTGCCAAGGAAACATGAT cccaAGAGTCCCCCGAGGGAGTGGGATTTGGAAGAGATGCCTGAGCATGATTTCCCCTGGCTGTCTGACAAGCTTGACTCTCCACCTCGTTGCAAGTCTCCAAAGTCACTAAATTGCAATGCTGATTCACTTTTGATTTGGGACGACTGTGACTTCAAGCTGATGGAAACACCATAG